ACGATGTTCTTGTAGAGATGCACATAATCCTCGCCGTCCTGGGGAGAAACAACTACATGTGGCAGGTTTTCAACAGTTTTTCCGTAGAGTTCCTGAGTAAATCCTGCCATGAATGACTGTGATACCATCAGGATCATGACCGCAATTCCGATTGCAGCAACAGAGAGAATTGTCTGCCTTTTTCTTGCTCTTATATGGCGAAGTGCAATGAACAATTCATAACGCATCATTAACACCTTTCAGTGTTGTTTCTGCCTGGTCATTATTGCTGAAACTGCAATGAAGATTGTAGCAAAAATAAACGTAAATCCGGGAGATTGCTCGGTTTCCTGAGTATCGCCGGCACCTGTTGTATTTACAGGCAGTTCGTAATCAGATTCGATTATCTTTTCCTCGACATCCAGAATGTCACCGTCATTACCAATGACCTCAATAAGAAGTTCGTATTCTCCAGTTGTCAGGCGCTCGTTCCAGATTGTTTCCACGGTCTCATCATCACCGTTAAGAATGACAGGTGATCTTTCAACCACAGATATGATCTCAGTTCTATCGTTTCCTACAACCTGATCAACGGTGAACCTGACCGAACCTTTGAACGGGACCTGTGAGATGCCATCGATGGTGGCACTTGCTCCTATATCATCTTCGTAAGTGTCACTGATGAAAACATCGTCATGAGCAGTGAAATCCTCTGTCAGTGCGATGTAAGTGACAGAAGGCGAGTACAGTTTGACCTTCACTCTTGCGCTGTAATCCTTATTATTCTCAAGCAGTACGTTCCAGTCCTTACTGACTTCCAGAGGAACCGTGCTTACAGATATCTTCTTCTCCGTGCCGGCATATATCACATCGGAGCCATCCATCAGCATGTATTCAATATCTACAAGAACTGCTTCTATCGGAGTTATCATCACGCTGAATCCCTGTGAGTTCGGCACAAGGTCATCAACTGTTATTCTTGGAATTGTCTGCCTTCCGTTCACAAAACTGTATGTGGTCTCGTAGATCTTGCAGCCATCTTCTGAAATGGTGCTTGTCACCGTGTATTTGCCATCGCCCTTGTCATTGGTGTTCCATCTGAACGCTTTTGTAATATCGGAATCTGGCGTGATACTGTCAATTGTAAGACTTTTGCTGTCCAGCACATCACCTGAATGTTCCAGAACCATATCGATCTTCAGTCCGTTGACAGTCTCTGAGCTGTGTATTGTAATGTCACATGTTTCCAGGTCGGAGTAGATGTCCGTAACAGTCACATCAAATTCATTTGATGAACAATCAAGTGCATAAGAAGGGATGATCAGGGAAAGTACCATCACGGTGGCTATCAGGTGCAAAAAGGCAGATCTCATATCACAACTCCTGTGTTAAAATAAGTTCTTTTTGATACTATTTATATCATCTGTCACCCGATGATTATATCACTCATATCGCAGCGCATCCAGCGGTTTCATTCTTGATGCCTTCCATGCAGGATACATACCTCCCACAAGACTTGTGGCAATTCCAAAGAAGAAACCCTCAGCCACATAGAACATGCTTGAAAGGGTGAACAGGTATGATGTGTTCTTCACCAGCAATTCCATTACAAGGTAGCTGCCACCAACTGTAAGTATTGCTCCTGCGGTACTGGCGATAACTCCAAGGAACAGCGCCTCAAGCAGGAACATCTTGAGAATATCCTTCCTTGAAGCTCCCACGGCTTTCATGATACCTATCTCTTTTGTACGTTCCATTGTTGACATGAGCATCACGTTCAGTATGCTCACACCTGCAACAAGTAGTGATATTGATCCTATTCCCATGAGGAACATCGATATTGACCTGAAAACATCATCAAGGCTTTCAGTTATCATGTTCGTAGCAAAGACCTTGACAAGTTCATCCTTCTTGTTGATACGTTCCTCTATCTCATCGGAAACAGTATCTATCTCATCAAGATCTTTAACGATGATTATCACTTCATTGTAACCTTCATCCTCGTCCGGGTAGAGTTTATCATACATTTCCGAGGATGTAAAAACGCCGCTGTCAGTGCTGATGTCAAACCCCATGCCTCTTTCTTTCAGGATACCGACAACCCTGAGCTTTGTATCATCTATCTCTATCTTCTGTCCGAGGGTGAGTTCCATATTGTCGGCAACACTGTATCCAACAACACAATCCGTAGATCCTGGTTTGAAAAAACGGCCATCTTCCAGTTCCGCAAGTTTTTCCAGGTCTTCTTTTTTGATGTCATAGACCGAAACGTATGATTGGTACGTAGTCCCGCCTTCTTTATATTCGATCACTTCGCCACTGGCAGAAACAGGAATTATGCTCTCGATGTTGCTGACTTTCCTCATCTGATCTACCTGCTTGTCGGTGATATAATCCTCTCCGGGTGCAGGTGATACTATGAGCTTGTCCCCGATGTCCGCAAAAGATTCGGTTACAGAAAGCTTCAGGCTGTTACCAAGTATTCCCATGGACGATATTGCGATAACTCCAATGATTATGCCGATGGCTGCAAGCACTGTGCGTACAGACTGCCGTTTCAGGTTCCTTTTTGCCAGTTCGGCATACATGTTGTTACTGAACATCCCGGAGAGTTTCTTTGTGAACTTCATTCTATGACCTCTCCGTCCTGTATCTTGATGGTGGTATGCGAATACTCTTCAAGCTTAGGGTCATGTGTAACAACAATAACAGTAGTCCCGGCAGAATTCAGTTCCTTTAGCAGTTCCATGATG
The sequence above is a segment of the uncultured Methanolobus sp. genome. Coding sequences within it:
- a CDS encoding ABC transporter permease: MKFTKKLSGMFSNNMYAELAKRNLKRQSVRTVLAAIGIIIGVIAISSMGILGNSLKLSVTESFADIGDKLIVSPAPGEDYITDKQVDQMRKVSNIESIIPVSASGEVIEYKEGGTTYQSYVSVYDIKKEDLEKLAELEDGRFFKPGSTDCVVGYSVADNMELTLGQKIEIDDTKLRVVGILKERGMGFDISTDSGVFTSSEMYDKLYPDEDEGYNEVIIIVKDLDEIDTVSDEIEERINKKDELVKVFATNMITESLDDVFRSISMFLMGIGSISLLVAGVSILNVMLMSTMERTKEIGIMKAVGASRKDILKMFLLEALFLGVIASTAGAILTVGGSYLVMELLVKNTSYLFTLSSMFYVAEGFFFGIATSLVGGMYPAWKASRMKPLDALRYE